One region of Ananas comosus cultivar F153 linkage group 9, ASM154086v1, whole genome shotgun sequence genomic DNA includes:
- the LOC109715695 gene encoding stem-specific protein TSJT1, whose amino-acid sequence MLAVFDRTVAKSPEGLWGPEAAEKGGAVAGGGGAAAAAAAAVQHFTATREGAVTVNLGSSGVIAYSSDMQSPLLPRLFAAVDDIFCLFQGHITNIAPLKQQYGLNKTATEVNIVIEAYRTLRDRGPYPADHVVRDFNGKFAFVLFDGSTKNAFIAADADGSVPLFWGTDSEGRLVLSNDEDVMKKSCGKSFAQFPKGCFFTTSGGLQSFEHPLSEVKPVPRVDSKGEVCGATYKVDAGTKKDSSIPRVGSAANWASQF is encoded by the exons ATGTTGGCGGTGTTCGATCGGACGGTGGCGAAGAGCCCCGAGGGACTGTGGGggccggaggcggcggagaagggcggcgccgtcgccggaggcggcggagcggcggcggcggcggcggcggcggtgcagCACTTCACGGCAACGCGGGAGGGGGCGGTGACGGTGAACTTGGGATCCTCGGGGGTCATCGCGTACTCCTCGGATATGCAAAGCCCTCTCCTCCCGAG GTTATTTGCTGCTGTAGATGATATATTCTGTTTGTTCCAAGGGCACATTACGAATATTGCTCCACTGAAGCAACAGTATGGATTGAACAAAACTGCAACTGAGGTTAATATAGTAATTGAAGCTTATAGAACATTAAGGGACAGGGGACCTTATCCTGCGGACCATGTTGTGAGAGATTTTAATGGAAAATTCGCCTTCGTTCTCTTTGATGGCTCGACGAAGAATGCCTTCATTGCTGCT GATGCTGATGGCAGCGTGCCGCTCTTCTGGGGAACCGATTCGGAAGGCCGTCTTGTACTCTCCAATGACGAGGACGTCATGAAAAAGAGCTGTGGAAAATCCTTCGCTCAGTTCCCCAAAG GTTGCTTCTTCACGACCTCGGGGGGACTGCAGAGTTTCGAGCATCCGTTAAGCGAGGTGAAGCCCGTGCCGAGGGTCGACAGCAAAGGAGAGGTATGCGGTGCTACCTACAAGGTTGATGCCGGGACCAAGAAGGACTCGAGCATTCCCAGGGTCGGGAGTGCTGCGAATTGGGCTTCGCAGTTCTGA